From Azospirillaceae bacterium, the proteins below share one genomic window:
- a CDS encoding FAD-dependent oxidoreductase produces MPVLEPLADRPTVMLPPRSASVAADCDVLVVGGGPAGMGAALGARWAGADVVLVERYGFLGGNPTVALVNPLMSWHTGGRRQAPVDNSRLLPQDHGEGDPVVAGALARFLERLLAAGGALPPGVGTGYTVPFDPETYKTVALDLLDGEGVRLLLHAFASGAYGEPGRPRGVVLETKSGPQVVRARAVVDGTGDGDIAASAGAAFQIGRPQDGATQPMTLMFRIVNVDRGAFDTYVREHPDQWRGVHGLWDLIRQATEAGDLDLPREDILFFATPHPTELSVNCTRVTGVLGTDVFDLTRAEREARRQLDGIVRFLRKYVPGFRDAYVCQSGMHIGVRETRRIVGDHVLTAEEVLAGAKFPDAIARASYPVDIHNPSGKGTTLKRLPDGAWYEVPLRCLLPRGVDTLAVAGRCISGTFEAHSSYRVTPTAMATGQAAGVVAALAARDGTLLRDVPVARVQAELRRQGAAV; encoded by the coding sequence ATGCCTGTCCTGGAACCCCTTGCGGATCGCCCGACCGTCATGCTGCCCCCCCGGTCCGCCTCCGTGGCCGCGGACTGCGACGTGCTGGTCGTGGGGGGCGGACCGGCGGGCATGGGGGCCGCGCTGGGCGCGCGCTGGGCCGGCGCCGACGTGGTTCTGGTGGAACGCTACGGCTTCCTCGGCGGAAATCCGACGGTCGCCCTGGTCAATCCGCTGATGTCCTGGCACACGGGTGGCCGGCGGCAGGCGCCGGTGGACAACAGCCGCCTGCTGCCCCAGGACCACGGGGAAGGGGACCCGGTGGTGGCGGGGGCGCTGGCCCGCTTCCTGGAGCGCCTGTTGGCGGCGGGCGGGGCCCTGCCGCCCGGTGTGGGGACCGGCTACACGGTCCCCTTCGATCCCGAAACGTACAAGACCGTGGCGCTCGACCTGCTGGACGGCGAGGGCGTGCGCCTTCTGCTGCACGCCTTCGCATCGGGCGCGTACGGCGAACCCGGACGGCCGCGGGGCGTGGTGCTGGAGACCAAGTCCGGCCCGCAGGTTGTCCGCGCCCGTGCCGTGGTCGACGGCACCGGCGACGGGGACATCGCGGCGTCCGCAGGGGCCGCGTTCCAGATCGGCCGGCCGCAGGACGGCGCCACCCAGCCCATGACGCTGATGTTCCGGATCGTGAACGTCGACCGGGGGGCGTTCGACACGTACGTCCGCGAGCACCCGGACCAGTGGCGGGGCGTGCACGGGCTGTGGGACCTGATACGGCAGGCGACCGAGGCGGGCGACCTGGACCTCCCGCGCGAGGACATCCTGTTCTTCGCCACGCCGCATCCGACCGAACTGTCGGTGAATTGCACGCGGGTCACCGGCGTTCTGGGCACCGACGTGTTCGACCTGACCCGGGCCGAGCGCGAGGCGCGCCGCCAGTTGGACGGGATCGTCCGGTTCCTTCGGAAATACGTGCCCGGGTTCCGGGACGCCTATGTCTGCCAGAGCGGTATGCACATCGGTGTGCGGGAAACGCGGCGGATCGTCGGCGACCATGTGCTGACGGCCGAGGAGGTGCTGGCCGGCGCCAAGTTCCCGGATGCCATCGCCCGCGCCAGCTATCCCGTCGACATCCACAACCCGTCGGGAAAGGGCACCACCCTGAAGCGCCTGCCGGACGGTGCGTGGTACGAGGTGCCCCTGCGGTGCCTGCTGCCCCGGGGCGTGGACACCTTGGCCGTCGCCGGCCGCTGCATCAGCGGTACGTTCGAGGCCCACTCCAGCTATCGTGTCACGCCGACGGCCATGGCGACGGGGCAGGCGGCGGGAGTGGTGGCCGCCCTGGCCGCACGGGACGGCACCCTGTTGCGTGACGTTCCCGTCGCCCGCGTCCAGGCGGAGCTACGTCGCCAGGGCGCCGCCGTCTGA
- a CDS encoding polysaccharide pyruvyl transferase family protein, with protein MPVIGISGSYGGLNLGDEAILASAVAQLRSAVPDVEIVAFSRNAEHTSRNQDVDRALNARTVLRADILPEVERLDLLLLGGGGILYDSEAQAYLREVVLAQEAGVPTFAFAVGIGPLADRHEREAVRDGLNRMAGITVREVTAKRLVEDIGVTVPVEVTADLALLLEPEPFTDDMLVREGIPLDRRLVAVSVRERGAAAPDLSASGYHDIIAHSADYMALRFDADVVFVPMERADLREIHAVVSRMGAPERAHVLKGDYRPRQVLGLMPRFEMAVGMRLHFLIFAAVAGVPIMALPYASKVRDFLASLGTAEWMPAAEARPGAFLAALDRLWDERQSHRDHMAGRLEHLRTRARRTVPLALSVIGRGPGAASGQGASGEGQANPPVAF; from the coding sequence ATGCCCGTCATCGGAATTTCCGGCTCCTACGGTGGCCTCAACCTGGGCGACGAGGCGATCCTGGCTTCGGCCGTGGCGCAGTTGCGTTCGGCGGTCCCGGACGTGGAGATCGTCGCCTTCTCCCGCAATGCCGAGCACACGAGCCGCAACCAGGATGTGGACCGGGCGCTGAACGCGCGCACCGTGCTCCGCGCCGACATCCTGCCCGAGGTTGAGCGCCTGGACCTGCTGCTGCTGGGGGGCGGCGGCATCCTCTACGACAGCGAGGCCCAGGCCTATCTGCGCGAGGTCGTGCTGGCGCAGGAGGCGGGGGTGCCAACCTTCGCCTTCGCCGTCGGCATCGGCCCATTGGCGGACCGGCACGAGCGCGAGGCCGTGCGCGACGGGCTGAACCGCATGGCGGGCATCACCGTGCGCGAGGTCACCGCCAAGCGCCTGGTCGAGGATATTGGCGTGACTGTGCCGGTGGAGGTGACCGCCGATCTCGCCCTGCTGCTGGAGCCGGAGCCCTTCACCGACGACATGCTGGTCCGCGAGGGCATTCCGCTCGACCGGCGGCTGGTGGCGGTGTCCGTCCGCGAGCGGGGGGCGGCGGCGCCCGACCTGTCCGCCTCGGGCTACCACGACATCATCGCCCATTCCGCCGACTACATGGCCCTGCGTTTCGATGCGGACGTGGTGTTCGTGCCGATGGAGCGGGCCGACCTGCGCGAGATCCATGCCGTCGTGTCGCGGATGGGCGCGCCGGAACGTGCGCACGTGCTCAAGGGCGACTATCGGCCGCGACAGGTGCTGGGGCTGATGCCCCGGTTCGAAATGGCCGTCGGCATGCGCCTGCATTTCCTGATCTTCGCCGCGGTGGCGGGCGTCCCGATCATGGCGCTGCCCTACGCGTCCAAGGTCCGGGACTTCCTGGCCAGCCTGGGCACGGCCGAATGGATGCCGGCGGCCGAGGCACGCCCCGGCGCGTTCCTGGCGGCCCTCGACCGGCTCTGGGACGAGCGGCAGAGCCACCGCGACCACATGGCCGGCCGCTTGGAGCACCTGCGGACACGGGCACGGCGCACCGTGCCGCTGGCCCTTTCGGTCATCGGCCGCGGACCGGGGGCCGCATCCGGCCAGGGCGCGTCGGGCGAGGGGCAGGCGAACCCGCCGGTCGCATTCTGA